Proteins encoded within one genomic window of Hermetia illucens chromosome 2, iHerIll2.2.curated.20191125, whole genome shotgun sequence:
- the LOC119648615 gene encoding piggyBac transposable element-derived protein 4-like, which produces MLLGGHNSGDVTSERVAQMTLETIILRNTNREGRRVLGATFEDIDTPTLRAYIGLLILAGVYRSNNEATESLWDAEIGRPIFRAVMSNKTFKKISRFIRFDDRSTRSSRRETDKFAPIRELWDSWVDILPKLYNPQNNITIDEQLVPFRGRCPFRQYMPMKPAKYGMKNWVACDSGTSYVWNIQPYTGRINNTPERNQGMRVVQDLTAGLKGYNITVDNFFTSYELAQKLLKRGITSVGTIRKNKPSIPRVLLESKKWPAQSSKFAFTKDTTLVTYVPKKNRSVILQSTLHTTNSINNKENKKPLIIEDYNASKGAVDTLDKLVACYSTKRKTKRWPVAVFCNIIDISCYNAFILFTQVEPDWNKSKLYRRRLFLEQLGRALVNPYMQMRKSLPRALASADIVLKSRNLTDDTNNTTTTKEESAKRGRCKFCPKDIKTSFTCNNCKRTLKIVTQFLKCIAERIRTNSEAESGPTECLHKKS; this is translated from the exons TTGGAAACGATAATTTTGCGAAATACGAATCGGGAAGGACGTAGAGTCTTAGGAGCCACTTTTGAAGATATCGATACGCCAACTTTGCGAGCTTACATCGGACTTTTGATTCTTGCAGGAGTGTACCGATCTAACAATGAAGCAACTGAAAGTTTGTGGGATGCTGAAATAGGACGTCCAATTTTTCGAGCCGTCATGTCGAACAAAACGTTCAAGAAGATCTCACGATTCATTCGTTTTGATGATCGGTCCACGAGGAGTAGCCGCCGGGAAACAGACAAGTTTGCACCCATCCGCGAGCTGTGGGACTCGTGGGTAGATATTTTACCAAAACTCTACAATCCGCAAAATAATATTACCATTGACGAGCAGCTGGTTCCCTTTAGGGGCAGATGTCCTTTCAGGCAATATATGCCAATGAAACCTGCTAAATATGGAATGAAGAATTGGGTAGCTTGCGACAGCGGTACAAGCTACGTCTGGAATATACAACCTTACACCGGAAGAATAAACAATACACCAGAAAGAAATCAAGGAATGCGAGTCGTTCAAGACCTGACTGCTGGATTGAAAGGTTACAACATTACggtagataatttttttacatcCTATGAACTTGCACAAAAGCTCTTGAAACGAGGGATTACATCAGTTGGAACAATTCGAAAAAATAAACCTTCGATTCCGAGAGTTCTTTTGGAATCAAAGAAGTGGCCTGCACAAAGTTCGAAATTCGCATTTACCAAAGATACGACGTTGGTTACGTATGTACCAAAGAAAAATCGAAGCGTTATTTTACAGAGCACACTACATACTACTAATTCTATAAATAATAAGGAGAATAAAAAACCGCTTATCATCGAAGATTATAATGCGTCGAAAGGTGCGGTAGATACTTTGGATAAACTTGTCGCTTGCTactcaacgaaaagaaaaactaaaagatgGCCAGTAGCAGTTTTTTGCAACATTATTGATATATCGTGTTATAATGCATTTATATTGTTTACTCAGGTAGAACCGGATTGGAACAAAAGTAAACTCTACAGGCGGCGACTTTTTTTGGAGCAGCTCGGTCGCGCACTGGTGAATCCATATATGCAGATGAGGAAGTCTCTTCCTAGAGCCTTAGCGTCTGCAGACATTGTattgaaaagcagaaatttaACTGATGACACCAATAACACTACAACAACAAAAGAGGAATCTGCCAAAAGAGGACGATGCAAATTTTGCCCTAAAGACATAAAAACCTCATTTACTTGTAACAATTGTAAAAG aaccttaaaaatagtaACACAATTTTTGAAATGTATTGCAGAAAGAATAAGAACAAATAGCGAAGCTGAAAGTGGTCCTACTGAATGCTTACACAAG AAATCTTAA